A region of Frankiales bacterium DNA encodes the following proteins:
- a CDS encoding ribose-phosphate diphosphokinase, protein MTGIVQTSQKRLVLIAGRSHPELAQHVAKELGVDLVDTQAYDFANGEIFVRFEESVRGCDAFVLQSHVEPINKWIMEQLLMVDALKRASAKRITVIMPFYGYARQDKKHRGREPISARLIADLFRTAGADRLMAVDLHTAQIQGFFDGPVDHLFALPLLVKYVADTVEDRSLITVVSPDAGRVRVAERWTDLLGAPLAIIHKRRDPDVPNEAKVQDVVGEVEGRICVLIDDMIDTGGTIVKAAEALFENGARDVIVAATHAILSGPAVERFMDSPVREVIVTDTLPIPDSRRFAKLTVLPVAPLIARAIQEVFTDGSVTSMFEGDRV, encoded by the coding sequence GTGACCGGCATCGTGCAGACCAGCCAGAAGCGGCTCGTGCTCATCGCGGGTCGTTCGCACCCCGAGCTCGCCCAGCACGTGGCGAAGGAGCTCGGCGTCGACCTCGTCGACACCCAGGCCTACGACTTCGCCAACGGCGAGATCTTCGTGCGGTTCGAGGAGTCGGTGCGCGGCTGCGACGCGTTCGTGCTCCAGAGCCACGTCGAGCCGATCAACAAGTGGATCATGGAGCAGCTGCTCATGGTCGACGCTCTTAAGCGGGCCTCGGCCAAGCGGATCACCGTGATCATGCCGTTCTACGGCTACGCCCGGCAGGACAAGAAGCACCGCGGTCGCGAGCCCATCTCGGCGCGCCTGATCGCCGACCTGTTCCGCACGGCCGGCGCCGACCGGCTCATGGCCGTCGACCTGCACACGGCGCAGATCCAGGGCTTCTTCGACGGCCCGGTCGACCACCTCTTCGCCCTGCCGCTGCTGGTGAAGTACGTCGCCGACACCGTCGAGGACCGCAGCCTCATCACGGTGGTCTCGCCGGACGCCGGTCGCGTCCGCGTCGCCGAGCGCTGGACCGACCTGCTCGGCGCGCCGCTCGCGATCATCCACAAGCGCCGCGACCCCGACGTCCCGAACGAGGCCAAGGTGCAGGACGTCGTCGGCGAGGTCGAGGGCCGCATCTGCGTGCTGATCGACGACATGATCGACACGGGCGGCACCATCGTGAAGGCGGCCGAGGCGCTGTTCGAGAACGGCGCGCGCGACGTGATCGTCGCCGCCACCCACGCGATCCTCTCGGGGCCTGCGGTCGAGCGCTTCATGGACAGCCCGGTGCGCGAGGTGATCGTCACCGACACGCTGCCGATCCCCGACAGCCGGCGGTTCGCCAAGCTCACCGTCCTGCCGGTGGCACCTCTGATCGCGCGCGCGATCCAGGAGGTCTTCACCGACGGCTCGGTCACGAGCATGTTCGAGGGCGACCGCGTCTAG
- a CDS encoding 50S ribosomal protein L25 has product MQVSITAEPRSEFGKGAARRTRREGRVPAVIYGQDKAPRHVSLPDHDLSLALRHPGLVLEVVLEGSTILVAPRDVQRDPVRRYLEHVDLVLITKAEAEERIEAGLAAEAAAEAAHEAELEAVAHAAPMDLGLEESAEGEEGGEAAADAAPAEEA; this is encoded by the coding sequence GTGCAGGTCAGCATCACCGCGGAGCCCCGTTCCGAGTTCGGCAAGGGCGCCGCGCGTCGCACCCGTCGCGAGGGCCGCGTGCCCGCCGTCATCTACGGCCAGGACAAGGCCCCGCGCCACGTGTCGCTGCCCGACCACGACCTCTCGCTGGCCCTGCGCCACCCGGGCCTCGTGCTCGAGGTCGTGCTGGAGGGCTCGACCATCCTCGTCGCCCCGCGCGACGTGCAGCGCGACCCGGTCCGCCGCTACCTCGAGCACGTCGACCTGGTCCTCATCACGAAGGCCGAGGCCGAGGAGCGCATCGAGGCCGGCCTGGCCGCCGAGGCAGCCGCCGAGGCCGCGCACGAGGCCGAGCTCGAGGCCGTCGCGCACGCCGCGCCGATGGACCTCGGCCTCGAGGAGTCCGCGGAGGGCGAGGAGGGCGGCGAGGCTGCGGCCGACGCCGCGCCGGCCGAGGAGGCCTGA
- the tusE gene encoding TusE/DsrC/DsvC family sulfur relay protein — translation MPVTTIDGHEIHVDDEGFMTVYDEWDETVGKSLAAAIGVEMTDEHWGPIRFLRQDFKSESVTPTLRRVSTVGGFDTKKLFELFPKKPAKKMAYIAGLPKPHGCV, via the coding sequence ATGCCTGTCACGACCATCGACGGACACGAGATCCACGTCGACGACGAAGGCTTCATGACCGTCTACGACGAGTGGGACGAGACCGTGGGCAAGTCCCTGGCCGCGGCCATCGGCGTCGAGATGACCGACGAGCACTGGGGCCCGATCCGCTTCCTGCGGCAGGACTTCAAGTCCGAGAGCGTCACGCCGACGCTGCGGCGCGTGTCGACCGTCGGGGGCTTCGACACCAAGAAGCTCTTCGAGCTGTTCCCCAAGAAGCCGGCCAAGAAGATGGCCTACATCGCCGGGCTCCCCAAGCCGCACGGCTGCGTCTGA
- a CDS encoding NAD(P)/FAD-dependent oxidoreductase produces the protein MRNLVILGGGTAGTITANKLRKKLPKSEWTVTVVDRDDAHRYQPGYLFLPFGMYQPDDVTKSRREYISDDIPLVYGDIDRVDPEAQTVTLMDGAVLPYDQLVIATGVTPRPDQTPGMDDEGSWYTDVFDFYTYEGATRLAEKLRTWQGGKLVVQVVEMPIKCPVAPLEFSFLAEAFFTERGLRDKVDITYVTPLSSAFTKPICSERFGHLLEDRGITLEPDFMIERVDTDSKALVSFDEREIPYDLLVTIPLNMGADYIARSGLGNELNLVPVDKHTLLSKKYDTIFALGDANDIPASKAGSVAHFEIEVFVENFLQHIAGRAMTGAFDGHANCFIETGYGKAMLIDFNYDVEPLPGRFPVAGVGPMSLLKETRLNHMGKLAFRWAYWNVLMPGRPMPISAEMSMAGKHMPADKVPVS, from the coding sequence ATGCGCAACCTCGTCATCCTCGGCGGGGGGACTGCCGGGACCATCACCGCCAACAAGCTGCGCAAGAAGCTGCCGAAGTCCGAGTGGACGGTCACCGTCGTCGACCGCGACGACGCCCACCGCTACCAGCCGGGCTACCTGTTCCTCCCGTTCGGCATGTACCAGCCGGACGACGTGACAAAGTCCCGCCGCGAGTACATCAGCGACGACATCCCCCTGGTGTACGGCGACATCGACCGGGTCGACCCCGAGGCGCAGACCGTCACCCTGATGGACGGTGCCGTGCTGCCGTACGACCAGCTGGTCATCGCCACCGGTGTGACGCCGCGACCGGACCAGACTCCGGGGATGGACGACGAGGGGTCCTGGTACACCGACGTCTTCGACTTCTACACCTACGAGGGCGCCACCCGGCTCGCGGAGAAGCTGCGCACCTGGCAGGGCGGCAAGCTCGTGGTGCAGGTCGTCGAGATGCCGATCAAGTGCCCGGTCGCCCCGCTGGAGTTCTCGTTCCTGGCCGAGGCCTTCTTCACCGAGCGCGGACTGCGCGACAAGGTCGACATCACCTACGTCACCCCGCTGTCGTCGGCGTTCACCAAGCCGATCTGCTCGGAGCGCTTCGGCCACCTGCTCGAGGACCGCGGCATCACGCTCGAGCCGGACTTCATGATCGAGCGGGTCGACACCGACTCGAAGGCGCTGGTGTCCTTCGACGAGCGCGAGATCCCCTACGACCTGCTGGTCACGATCCCGCTCAACATGGGTGCCGACTACATCGCCCGCTCGGGCCTGGGCAACGAGCTCAACCTGGTGCCGGTCGACAAGCACACCCTGCTGTCGAAGAAGTACGACACGATCTTCGCCCTCGGCGACGCGAACGACATCCCCGCGTCGAAGGCGGGTTCGGTCGCGCACTTCGAGATCGAGGTGTTCGTCGAGAACTTCCTCCAGCACATCGCCGGACGTGCCATGACCGGCGCGTTCGACGGCCACGCCAACTGCTTCATCGAGACCGGCTACGGCAAGGCGATGCTCATCGACTTCAACTACGACGTCGAGCCGCTCCCCGGCCGCTTCCCGGTCGCCGGCGTCGGACCGATGAGCCTGCTGAAGGAGACCCGGCTCAACCACATGGGCAAGCTCGCCTTCCGCTGGGCGTACTGGAACGTGCTCATGCCCGGCCGCCCGATGCCGATCAGCGCCGAGATGTCCATGGCCGGCAAGCACATGCCGGCGGACAAGGTCCCTGTGTCCTGA
- a CDS encoding aminoacyl-tRNA hydrolase, which yields MSTDTAPWLVVGLGNPGTEYAGTRHNIGYLVVEELAARVRGSFATHKRARAKVAEERLAGHRAVLAKPMTYMNESGGPVKGLADFYKVPLEHLVVVHDELDLPFAALRLKMGGGDNGHNGLRSLRRSLGTGDYHRVRVGIGRPPGRQDPADFVLKPWSGTERKELDLLVSEAADAVELLVSEGLERAQNRYNS from the coding sequence GTGAGCACCGACACCGCCCCCTGGCTCGTCGTGGGCCTCGGCAACCCGGGGACGGAGTACGCCGGCACCCGCCACAACATCGGCTACCTCGTGGTCGAGGAGCTCGCGGCGCGCGTGCGCGGCTCGTTCGCGACGCACAAGCGGGCCCGGGCCAAGGTGGCCGAGGAGCGCCTCGCCGGGCACCGTGCGGTGCTGGCCAAGCCGATGACCTACATGAACGAGTCGGGCGGCCCGGTGAAGGGTCTCGCCGACTTCTACAAGGTCCCGCTCGAGCACCTCGTGGTGGTGCACGACGAGCTCGACCTGCCCTTCGCCGCGCTGCGCCTCAAGATGGGCGGCGGCGACAACGGCCACAACGGGCTGCGGTCGCTGCGGCGCTCGCTGGGGACCGGCGACTACCACCGGGTGCGCGTAGGCATCGGCCGGCCGCCGGGCCGCCAGGACCCGGCCGACTTCGTGCTCAAGCCGTGGTCGGGCACGGAGCGCAAGGAGCTCGACCTGCTCGTGTCCGAGGCGGCCGACGCCGTCGAGCTGCTCGTGTCCGAGGGCCTCGAGCGGGCCCAGAACCGCTACAACTCCTGA
- a CDS encoding 3'(2'),5'-bisphosphate nucleotidase CysQ, which yields MTETERADAELSARVAREAGLLLLEVRSSFGDVDPADRDRVKQLRDTGDREAHLLLLRRLSEERPDDVVLSEEGVDDVARMTAQRVWIVDPLDGTWEFSQGRMDFAVHVALWHADGGRLSAGTVDLPAQGLTYSVLDDVPTYGEVRTDRPVGVVVSRSRGPADLEGILGRLSDELRALGLPGDVQALPVGSVGAKAAEIFAGRAEAYVHDTGFRDWDLAAPLVVARHRGLWVGAPDGSVLELNRRPPVQPGVVMAVPALAGAVQRALGLA from the coding sequence ATGACCGAGACCGAGCGGGCCGACGCCGAGCTCTCCGCCCGGGTCGCCCGCGAGGCCGGGCTCCTGCTGCTCGAGGTCCGCAGCTCGTTCGGCGACGTCGACCCGGCCGACCGCGACCGGGTCAAGCAGCTGCGCGACACCGGCGACCGCGAGGCCCACCTGCTGCTGCTGCGCCGGCTGTCCGAGGAGCGTCCCGACGACGTCGTGCTCTCCGAGGAGGGCGTCGACGACGTGGCCCGCATGACCGCGCAGCGCGTCTGGATCGTCGACCCGCTCGACGGCACCTGGGAGTTCTCGCAGGGGCGCATGGACTTCGCGGTGCACGTGGCCCTGTGGCACGCCGACGGCGGGCGGCTGAGCGCGGGCACGGTGGACCTGCCGGCGCAGGGCCTCACCTACTCGGTGCTCGACGACGTGCCCACGTACGGCGAGGTGCGCACGGACCGGCCGGTCGGCGTCGTGGTCTCTCGCTCGCGCGGGCCGGCCGACCTCGAGGGGATCCTCGGCCGGCTGTCCGACGAGCTGCGCGCCCTGGGCCTGCCGGGCGACGTGCAGGCGCTGCCGGTCGGGTCGGTCGGCGCGAAGGCGGCCGAGATCTTCGCCGGCCGCGCGGAGGCCTACGTGCACGACACCGGCTTCCGCGACTGGGACCTCGCCGCACCGCTCGTGGTCGCCCGCCACCGCGGGCTGTGGGTGGGCGCGCCGGACGGCAGCGTGCTCGAGCTCAACCGGCGTCCGCCGGTGCAGCCGGGAGTGGTCATGGCCGTGCCCGCCCTCGCCGGCGCGGTGCAGCGCGCGCTCGGGCTGGCCTGA
- a CDS encoding MFS transporter — MAEAAGREQRGPVTGAARADAAAGSGRPAPTRRGFWTVAVIFGIFLAAASAPSPLYALYAADWGFGPTTLTEVFAVYAVALLATLLVAGSVSDAVGRRPVILVALVVQVLAMLAFVAADGVGWLVAARALQGVATGLATGAFAAALLDLQPGGRPGLGALVNAVTPTVGLAAGALVAGALVEYGPAQLRLVYLVLLVAFVLCALALARVTETVIGRRRVDLRPRVGVAPEIRPAFLAGLPALVAPWALGGLYLSLGPSLFLSIVGSDNRLAGASVIVVIAGCGGLASYTMRARPPRTTMLAGCAALVVGVLVTAGGIAASAGWLFLVGTAIAGLGFGAAFFGAFRTLAGLADPSSRAKLVSSVYVAAYLAFAIPAVLAGFAAARWGLHDTAVGYALVVAVVAAVAIPLTLRTRPGAAA; from the coding sequence ATGGCCGAGGCCGCAGGGCGCGAGCAGCGGGGTCCGGTCACCGGGGCGGCGCGAGCGGACGCGGCGGCCGGCAGCGGGCGGCCCGCACCGACCCGGCGCGGCTTCTGGACCGTCGCGGTGATCTTCGGGATCTTCCTCGCGGCCGCCAGCGCGCCCTCGCCCCTCTACGCCCTCTACGCCGCCGACTGGGGATTCGGACCCACGACGCTCACGGAGGTCTTCGCGGTCTACGCCGTGGCCCTGCTGGCCACGCTCCTGGTCGCCGGCTCCGTCTCCGACGCCGTGGGACGGCGTCCGGTGATCCTCGTCGCGCTCGTGGTGCAGGTGCTCGCCATGCTCGCCTTCGTCGCGGCCGACGGCGTGGGCTGGCTGGTGGCCGCCCGCGCGCTGCAGGGCGTGGCCACCGGCCTGGCCACCGGCGCCTTCGCGGCTGCGCTGCTCGACCTCCAGCCCGGCGGCCGCCCCGGCCTCGGGGCGCTGGTGAACGCGGTCACCCCCACGGTGGGGCTGGCCGCCGGGGCCCTGGTGGCCGGCGCGCTCGTGGAGTACGGCCCGGCGCAGCTGCGGCTGGTGTACCTCGTGCTGCTTGTCGCGTTCGTGCTCTGCGCCCTGGCCCTGGCGCGGGTGACCGAGACGGTGATCGGGCGCCGGCGCGTGGACCTGCGACCCCGGGTGGGCGTCGCACCGGAGATCCGGCCGGCCTTCCTCGCCGGCCTCCCCGCCCTCGTGGCGCCGTGGGCGCTGGGCGGGCTCTACCTCTCGCTCGGACCGTCGCTGTTCCTGTCGATCGTCGGGTCGGACAACCGGCTCGCCGGCGCCTCCGTCATCGTCGTGATCGCGGGGTGCGGCGGGCTCGCGTCGTACACGATGCGCGCACGGCCGCCGCGCACGACCATGCTGGCGGGCTGCGCGGCCCTCGTCGTCGGCGTCCTGGTGACCGCCGGCGGCATCGCGGCGTCCGCGGGCTGGCTGTTCCTCGTGGGCACTGCGATCGCCGGCCTCGGGTTCGGCGCGGCGTTCTTCGGCGCCTTCCGCACGCTGGCCGGCCTCGCCGACCCGTCCTCGCGGGCGAAGCTGGTCTCGTCGGTGTACGTCGCGGCCTACCTGGCGTTCGCGATCCCCGCGGTGCTGGCCGGGTTCGCCGCTGCCCGGTGGGGCCTGCACGACACCGCCGTGGGCTACGCCCTCGTGGTCGCCGTGGTGGCCGCGGTCGCGATCCCCCTCACGCTGCGCACGCGCCCCGGGGCGGCGGCCTAG
- a CDS encoding methyltransferase domain-containing protein, translating to MADLLPADASGAPSFDPDRYKSTTVEQWQAAAAAWYAWGPVIDAWLADSTERMFDLAGIGSGSRVLDVAAGAGGQSVSAARRVGPGGHVLATDISPRLLDYAAHAARMAGVADVLRTQVADGEHLPVPDGSFDAVISRVGLIYFPDRVAALRGMRRALRAGGRIGSVTYSTPEANGFFSVPIAVVRSEARLPPPSPHQPGPFSLGTDDVLHETLTAAGFVDVVVDHVPSPLRLPTVDDMVLFARESFGALHTMMAGLDEEGRERTWRRMADELARFQGPDGFVGPCEMLVVGATNPG from the coding sequence ATGGCCGACCTGCTGCCTGCGGACGCGTCGGGCGCACCGTCCTTCGACCCGGACCGCTACAAGTCCACGACCGTCGAGCAGTGGCAGGCGGCGGCCGCCGCCTGGTACGCCTGGGGCCCGGTCATCGACGCCTGGCTCGCGGACTCGACCGAGCGCATGTTCGACCTCGCGGGGATCGGCTCGGGATCGCGCGTGCTCGACGTCGCGGCCGGAGCGGGCGGGCAGAGCGTGTCCGCGGCCCGTCGCGTGGGCCCGGGCGGCCACGTGCTGGCCACCGACATCTCGCCGCGGCTGCTCGACTACGCCGCCCACGCGGCCCGCATGGCGGGGGTGGCGGACGTCCTGCGCACGCAGGTGGCGGACGGCGAGCACCTCCCGGTGCCGGACGGCTCGTTCGACGCGGTGATCTCGCGCGTGGGGCTCATCTACTTCCCGGACCGGGTCGCCGCACTGCGTGGCATGCGGCGCGCCCTGCGGGCGGGAGGGCGCATCGGCTCGGTCACCTACTCGACGCCCGAGGCCAACGGCTTCTTCTCCGTCCCCATCGCCGTGGTGCGCTCCGAGGCCCGGCTCCCGCCGCCCTCGCCGCACCAGCCCGGGCCGTTCAGCCTCGGCACCGACGACGTCCTGCACGAGACGCTGACCGCTGCCGGCTTCGTCGACGTCGTCGTGGACCACGTGCCGTCGCCGCTGCGGCTGCCCACCGTGGACGACATGGTGCTCTTCGCGCGGGAGTCGTTCGGGGCCCTGCACACGATGATGGCGGGCCTCGACGAGGAGGGTCGCGAGCGCACCTGGCGGCGCATGGCGGACGAGCTCGCCCGGTTCCAGGGCCCGGACGGCTTCGTCGGGCCGTGCGAGATGCTCGTGGTGGGCGCGACCAACCCGGGCTGA